A window of Limisphaera ngatamarikiensis genomic DNA:
GCCGCGGCTCCATCGTTCCCGGGCTGCCCACCCGCCCCAGCCCAGTCGCCCCCTCAAAGCTTGGCGTGGCACGGGCCCCAGCTCGCGGGAGGTTGCGTCTTTCACTTACAGGGAATCCACGCAAACAACACTGCGGTAGGACTCACAAACCGAGCTGCCAGCGCTCGGATGAGCCCTTCTCATGGGCGCACGACAACTCCAAGGAAGCCATGAAACCAGCACACGACCAACCTCGCCATCCGTCCACGGGGCAAACCCAACCGCCCACAACCCACAAGGTCACACCCCCACAGACCGGCGTCACCCGACGCCGGTTCCTGGCCACATCCGCCGCAGCCACCGCAGGGTTGGCCACGCTCGACATCGCCCGGTTCGCCCACGCCGCGGGCAGCGACGTCCTCCGCGTCGGCCTCATCGGCTGCGGCGGCCGCAACACCGGCGCCGGAGCCCAGGCACTCCGGGCCGATCGCGGCGCCCGCCTCGTCGCCATGGCCGACATCTTCCGCGACCGCATCCAGCGCGCCCGCGACGCCATTCAAGCGGACCTGGCCCGCGACGGCCGCGCCGACCAGGTCCAGGTGCCCGAGGATCACTGGTTCACCGGGTTTAACGCCTTTCGCCACGTTATCGAACTGTCCGACGTGGTCCTCATCGCCAACGCAGCCAAGTTTCATCCCTGGCACATGCTCGCCGCGGTCGAGGCCGGTAAACACGTCTTCGTCGAAAAACCTCATGCCATCGACCCTTACGGGCTCCGCATGCTCGAGCGCGCCGTGGCCATCGGCCGGCAAAAACGTCTTTGCATGGTCTCGGGCCTGCAAAGCCGCTACCACACCGGTTACCAGGAAACCATCCGCCGCATCCAGGACGGCGCCATCGGCCGCATCGTCAGCATCGAGGAAAACTTCCTCCGCGGACCCTACGGCATCCTCGACCGCCCGCCCGGCCTGTCCGAACTCCAGTGGCAATGCTACGTCCAATACCGCTTCCGCTGGCTCTCCGGCGACGATGTCGTCCAATCCCTCGTCCACAACCTCGACCGCACCAGTTGGGTCCTCGGCAACACCGCACCCCTCCGCTGTCACGGCCTCGGCGGCCGGTCCACCCTCACCGAGGCACGCTACGGCGATGTCTTCGACCACCACGCCGTCGTCTATCACTGGACCGACGACGTCAAGGTCTACGCCTTCTGCCGCACCACCCCCGGCTGTTACGACGAAAACTCCAGCCTCGTCCACGGCACCGAGGGCCGCGCCGACCTCCTCAACTGCCGCATCACCGGGCGTCGCCCCTGGCGTTGGCAGGGCCAGTGCGACCCCTACCAGGAAGAACACAACGCCCTCTTCGCCGCCATCCGCAACGGTACCCCC
This region includes:
- a CDS encoding Gfo/Idh/MocA family protein; amino-acid sequence: MKPAHDQPRHPSTGQTQPPTTHKVTPPQTGVTRRRFLATSAAATAGLATLDIARFAHAAGSDVLRVGLIGCGGRNTGAGAQALRADRGARLVAMADIFRDRIQRARDAIQADLARDGRADQVQVPEDHWFTGFNAFRHVIELSDVVLIANAAKFHPWHMLAAVEAGKHVFVEKPHAIDPYGLRMLERAVAIGRQKRLCMVSGLQSRYHTGYQETIRRIQDGAIGRIVSIEENFLRGPYGILDRPPGLSELQWQCYVQYRFRWLSGDDVVQSLVHNLDRTSWVLGNTAPLRCHGLGGRSTLTEARYGDVFDHHAVVYHWTDDVKVYAFCRTTPGCYDENSSLVHGTEGRADLLNCRITGRRPWRWQGQCDPYQEEHNALFAAIRNGTPLDNGDYMIRSTQIAVMGQLSCYTGREISWDQIQSSHFHYPPKPEECHDDMEPPTRPGPDGTYPVPRPGQTRFEGL